The following are encoded in a window of Chionomys nivalis chromosome X, mChiNiv1.1, whole genome shotgun sequence genomic DNA:
- the Itm2a gene encoding integral membrane protein 2A, whose translation MVKIAFNTPTAVQKEEARQDVEALVSRTVRAQILTGKELRVATQEKDGSSGRCMLTLLGLSFILAGLIVGGACIYKYFMPKSTIYHGEMCFFDSEDPVNSLHGGEPYFLPVTEEADIREDDNIAIIDVPVPSFSDSDPAAIIHDFEKGMTAYLDLLLGNCYLMPLNTSIVMTPKNLVELFGKLASGKYLPHTYVVREDLVAVEEIRDVSNLGIFIYQLCNNRKSFRLRRRDLLLGFNKRAIDKCWKIRHFPNEFIVETKICQE comes from the exons ATGGTGAAGATCGCCTTCAATACCCCCACGGCCGTGCAAAAGGAGGAGGCGCGGCAAGATGTGGAGGCACTCGTGAGCCGCACCGTCCGAGCTCAGATCCTGACGGGCAAG GAGCTCAGAGTTGCCACACAGGAGAAAGATGGCTCTTCTGGAAGATGCATGCTTACTCTCCTAGGCCTCTCATTCATCTTGGCTGGGCTGATTGTGGGTGGAGCTTGCATTTACAAGTACTTCATGCCTAAG AGCACCATTTACCACGGTGAGATGTGCTTCTTTGATTCTGAAGATCCTGTAAATTCCCTCCATGGAGGAGAGCCATATTTCCTGCCTGTGACCGAGGAGGCTGATATCCGTGAGGACGACAACATTGCAATCATTGATGTGCCCGTTCCCAGTTTCTCAGATAGTGACCCTGCGGCAATTATCCATGACTTTGAGaag GGAATGACTGCTTACCTGGACTTGCTTTTGGGAAATTGTTATCTGATGCCCCTCAATACTTCCATTGTTATGACTCCAAAGAATCTGGTGGAGCTTTTTGGCAAACTGGCA AGTGGCAAGTATTTGCCTCACACTTATGTGGTTCGTGAAGACCTGGTTGCTGTGGAAGAAATCCGTGATGTTAGTAACCTTGGTATTTTTATTTACCAACTTTGCAACAACCGAAAATCCTTCCGCCTTAGACGCAGAGACCTCTTGCTGG GTTTCAACAAGCGTGCCATTGACAAATGCTGGAAGATAAGACACTTCCCCAATGAATTTATTGTTGAGACCAAGATCTGTCAGGAGTGA